The Myxococcales bacterium genome window below encodes:
- a CDS encoding DNA-3-methyladenine glycosylase — protein MKDLSVRCTLEPVKFGSYIGRDFFERSCLEVAAAMVGLILVRRTTDGRLLAGQIVEVEAYLGRGQDPASHAHRGETARNRNMFGPPGHLYVYRSYGIHACANLVCEPKGTAAAVLLRAIQPLVGIEQMRRNRSLKADSSLRLIAAGPGRLTQAFEILPEHDGQSIARGQPIALRHPPKQLEVLTLATCPRIGISKAINRPYRFCADASQYLSKPIPTRRSGG, from the coding sequence ATGAAGGATTTATCAGTCCGTTGTACGCTGGAACCGGTGAAATTCGGTTCGTACATCGGGCGAGACTTCTTCGAGCGCTCGTGTCTCGAGGTCGCGGCCGCAATGGTCGGGTTGATTCTCGTAAGACGCACAACGGACGGCCGGCTTCTCGCCGGACAAATCGTCGAGGTCGAGGCCTACCTGGGCAGGGGTCAGGACCCCGCCTCACATGCCCATCGCGGCGAAACAGCCCGAAACCGGAACATGTTCGGCCCCCCAGGCCATCTCTACGTCTATCGCTCCTACGGAATCCACGCCTGTGCGAATTTGGTCTGCGAACCAAAAGGAACGGCGGCCGCTGTCCTGCTTCGCGCGATCCAGCCGTTGGTGGGCATCGAGCAGATGCGACGAAATCGATCGCTGAAGGCAGACTCTTCCCTCAGGCTGATCGCTGCCGGCCCCGGTCGCCTCACGCAGGCATTCGAGATCCTGCCGGAGCACGATGGGCAATCGATCGCCCGAGGCCAACCCATCGCGCTGCGCCACCCGCCAAAACAACTCGAAGTACTGACTCTCGCCACTTGCCCCCGAATCGGCATCTCCAAAGCCATAAACCGGCCCTACCGCTTCTGTGCAGACGCCAGTCAATACCTGAGCAAGCCGATCCCTACTCGTCGATCAGGTGGATGA
- a CDS encoding 2-oxoglutarate dehydrogenase E1 component, translating to MAPQSPFACFGINAGVVEEIHETFQVDPGAVDESWSEEFDDGHLDNGSRPATTRVTKVNGSATHHAVATSPPGLSAPQPQQESQPQPNPNWPVRPNRRSDHLESHLLAADKNARVLRLIHSYRARGHRIANSDPLSSQTKYFPELDPAHYGLGNHDLDYPFSTGDLPGGSVQTLRDILQRLKSTYCNSIGVEYTHVQDPGRKLWLQQQMERDENRFRCEPDQLRRIYEKLCRAEIFEHFLHKKFLGQKRFSLEGGEVVIPLLDYIIEQAPRYGIVEFVLGMSHRGRLNVLANVLQKPLDLLFSEFQDSPLLDLPFGSGDVKYHKGYSKDRRVETGERIHLTLTSNPSHLEAVNPVVEGRTKAKQVRMGDLEGKKIVPIILHGDAAFAGQGIVAETLNLAQLKGYSTGGTLHIIINNQIGFTTTPAEARSTLYCTDVAKMIQIPIFHVNGDDPEAVLRCAELAMQYRARFGDDVVIDVIGYRRHGHNEGDEPAFTQPQLYAKIRSRRSVRQLFGEALAEREELAASEAEQIGIAVRADLDAALLNANVGSVDPAEPNDPQGPWVGFARVAPDDNVETAVPIETLARIAEGVGSVPDYFRPHAKLRNLLDSRRQSVADRAPIDWGMGEALAFGSLLLEGDRVRLSGQDTSRGTFSHRHAVLVDQDSGEEYTPLDHIAERQGRIDIYDSLLSEAAVLGFEYGYSLADPGTLTLWEAQFGDFANGAQVIIDQFICSAHVKWGRMSGLVMLLPHGYEGQGPEHSSARIERYLQTCAEDAIQVVNCTNPAQYFHVLRRQMRRTYRAPLVILTPKSLLRLPAATSSIDDFSNGRFQHVIDDERAVHDAQAVRRVLLCSGKVYYDLVAEREKRSANGPGSVAILRLEQLYPWPSIRLNDLIAQYPRTERVVWVQEEPANMGAWTFVRERIQDLLSPSAKLAYAGRVPSASTAVGSTRLHGLQQAALVQAAFDGLD from the coding sequence ATGGCTCCGCAATCGCCCTTCGCGTGTTTCGGAATCAACGCCGGCGTGGTGGAAGAAATTCACGAGACATTCCAGGTCGACCCGGGCGCGGTTGATGAAAGCTGGTCCGAAGAATTCGACGACGGGCATTTGGACAACGGATCGAGACCGGCGACCACTCGGGTGACCAAGGTCAACGGTTCGGCGACACATCACGCGGTCGCGACATCGCCCCCGGGCCTGTCCGCACCGCAGCCCCAACAAGAATCTCAACCCCAGCCCAATCCAAACTGGCCCGTCCGCCCAAACCGGCGAAGCGACCACCTCGAATCCCATTTGCTCGCGGCGGACAAGAATGCCCGGGTGCTGCGGTTGATTCACTCGTATCGCGCTCGCGGTCATCGCATCGCCAACAGTGATCCGCTGAGCAGCCAGACCAAGTACTTCCCCGAACTCGATCCAGCTCATTACGGGCTTGGCAATCATGATCTCGACTATCCGTTCAGCACCGGGGATCTGCCCGGGGGTTCGGTTCAGACGTTGCGCGACATTCTGCAACGCTTGAAGTCCACCTACTGCAACAGCATCGGCGTCGAGTACACCCACGTTCAGGACCCGGGTCGCAAGCTCTGGCTTCAGCAACAAATGGAGCGCGACGAGAACCGCTTCCGCTGCGAGCCCGACCAGCTGCGGCGAATTTACGAGAAGTTGTGCAGAGCGGAGATCTTCGAACATTTTCTCCACAAAAAATTTCTGGGACAGAAACGTTTCTCGTTGGAAGGCGGCGAGGTCGTGATCCCCTTGCTCGATTACATCATCGAGCAAGCTCCCCGCTACGGGATCGTCGAGTTCGTTCTGGGCATGAGTCACCGCGGGCGCCTGAACGTGCTCGCGAACGTCTTGCAGAAGCCCCTCGATCTCCTCTTCTCTGAGTTTCAGGACAGTCCGCTGCTCGATCTGCCCTTCGGTTCGGGGGACGTGAAGTACCACAAGGGCTATTCGAAAGATCGCCGAGTCGAAACGGGCGAACGCATTCACCTCACCCTGACCTCCAATCCCTCGCACCTCGAAGCGGTGAATCCGGTCGTCGAGGGACGCACCAAGGCCAAGCAGGTCCGCATGGGAGACTTGGAGGGCAAAAAGATCGTGCCCATCATTCTGCACGGCGATGCCGCGTTTGCGGGCCAGGGAATTGTCGCGGAGACCTTGAACCTCGCGCAGCTCAAGGGCTATTCAACCGGCGGAACCCTTCACATCATCATCAACAACCAGATCGGCTTTACCACGACCCCCGCCGAGGCGCGCTCTACGCTCTACTGTACAGACGTTGCGAAGATGATTCAGATCCCGATCTTCCACGTGAACGGAGACGATCCAGAGGCGGTTCTCCGCTGCGCCGAATTGGCCATGCAGTACCGAGCCCGTTTCGGGGACGACGTCGTGATCGACGTCATTGGCTATCGCCGCCACGGACACAACGAGGGCGACGAACCGGCCTTCACCCAACCACAACTCTACGCAAAGATTCGCAGTCGCCGCTCGGTGCGCCAACTGTTTGGAGAGGCACTCGCCGAGCGCGAAGAACTTGCTGCCTCAGAAGCGGAACAGATCGGGATCGCCGTGAGAGCAGACCTGGATGCCGCGCTCCTGAACGCAAACGTCGGCTCGGTCGATCCCGCCGAGCCGAACGATCCCCAAGGTCCGTGGGTCGGTTTCGCACGCGTGGCTCCCGACGACAATGTCGAAACGGCAGTTCCGATCGAGACCCTGGCCAGAATCGCCGAAGGTGTCGGCAGCGTACCCGACTACTTCAGGCCCCACGCCAAGCTGCGAAACCTGTTGGACAGTCGGCGCCAATCCGTCGCCGATCGCGCGCCCATCGATTGGGGGATGGGCGAAGCACTCGCCTTCGGGAGCCTCTTGCTCGAAGGAGACCGGGTGCGGCTCTCGGGGCAAGACACATCGCGAGGCACCTTCAGTCATCGACATGCTGTGCTGGTCGACCAGGACAGCGGCGAGGAGTACACCCCGCTCGATCATATTGCAGAGCGGCAGGGGCGCATCGATATCTATGACAGCCTGCTCTCGGAGGCAGCGGTACTGGGCTTCGAGTACGGCTACAGCCTGGCCGACCCCGGAACCCTCACCTTGTGGGAAGCCCAGTTCGGCGACTTCGCAAACGGCGCCCAGGTGATCATCGATCAGTTCATCTGCTCGGCCCACGTGAAATGGGGACGCATGAGCGGACTCGTCATGCTCTTGCCCCACGGCTACGAAGGCCAGGGACCCGAACACTCGAGTGCGCGGATCGAGCGCTACCTGCAGACCTGCGCCGAGGATGCGATTCAGGTCGTCAACTGTACGAACCCCGCCCAGTACTTCCACGTGTTGCGACGGCAAATGCGAAGGACCTATCGCGCGCCATTGGTCATCTTGACGCCCAAGAGCCTGCTGCGGCTCCCCGCCGCGACTTCCAGCATTGACGACTTCAGCAACGGCCGCTTCCAACACGTGATCGACGATGAACGAGCGGTACACGACGCGCAGGCTGTGCGCCGGGTGCTTCTGTGCAGCGGCAAGGTCTACTACGACCTAGTCGCAGAGCGAGAGAAGCGCTCAGCCAATGGACCCGGCAGTGTTGCGATCCTGCGGCTCGAACAACTCTACCCATGGCCCAGCATCCGGCTGAACGACTTGATCGCACAGTATCCGCGCACCGAGCGCGTAGTCTGGGTTCAAGAAGAACCCGCAAACATGGGTGCCTGGACATTTGTGCGCGAGCGAATTCAAGACCTGCTCTCTCCGTCCGCCAAACTCGCGTATGCGGGGCGTGTGCCGTCGGCGAGTACAGCCGTGGGATCGACTCGGCTCCATGGCCTGCAACAGGCTGCGTTGGTTCAGGCGGCCTTCGATGGGCTCGACTAG